In Micropterus dolomieu isolate WLL.071019.BEF.003 ecotype Adirondacks linkage group LG01, ASM2129224v1, whole genome shotgun sequence, the sequence ttgtagatttatttctgaaacaatgTTGCAGTTCTAGCGAACGGTCCCACCATTTCTCCCTAGTTCATCAGTTCttaatattctctaaaatcactTACAGCAGCTAATGCTGCCCgtttagccacaaagctaatgccatgtttGTCAGGAGCTCTAACGGTAATAAACCActaaactatagtttctgatgtattctaaatatatctgcgagccgaCTTTTATAGTCGGCGTGACGGAAatgatcaacaacaacaacataacacGGCTTCCTGCCAGGCAAAGTTATCTAGCTCCTCTTTGTGTGACACTGTAGatgtgaaacagctgttgttgtagttatagttaaatgaaatctcaaagttgcaggtcctcgttgtagacagtcatgtagtattagatgcattcaactagggctgaaacgattcatctattaaattgatttatttgattactaaaaagctttgacgcaaattctttgcatcgatgcttgaccccaaaatgtagtggagtagataTACAAAGTAgcataaactaaactaaagtaTGCTAACTATATAGCGCActgtttcacacagacatttattactgtcacacTTCGCActtacgctgtgtgaacacaacgtgtttatgatggcgctgtttgcaaagtggaggaagagagagaaaatagtgaggcacgaagaagaaagtgtccagagtatgggattatttcaagctaaaggaAAACAAtaactctgtaatgtcacagtctgtgcaacataaaacaaaacttatgtggGCTTCCACAACAGCAtgacggcacctgatcagaaagttatgctgtagatttcataTCATGACTGGTGTAAAGAGTGGGGTATAGTttgtcattcaactgcattattctctacagtatgataatatatatataataatatataacataCATGAcactagccagtaatggtttaAGATGAGATCTGCTGTCATTCAGGATGATTTATTATTAGCATTCTCATGAAACCTGCCTGATGTGAACCATGCTTCAAACAAAAGAGCTCTCAGAAGAAGTAAGATTAAGAATTGTTGACTTACATGAAGCTGGAAAGTCCAGCTGAGTGTgttctacaaaaaagcctcaagaaccatTAAGGTCCATCTAGAAATGTTTTCTGccattttgaaaaacacatttttaaaatcttctCCTAGACCGTAGGTCTGAATGCCACCAAATTTTCACTGGCTTATCATTGGACCaagctgatcaaaagttatccAAAGCTTGTCGGTATCTCACTTAGTCTTCAAAATATTGACCAATGAACTTCAAAAGGGGAGTGGTTCTGGAATTAAATGGACATAAATCAGCAACCATTTGGCCAACCATCACAGATCTACTACGAGGTGGCACTAAAAATGCAAGAAATGGGCGTGGAATAACACAAAATAGACTATATAATCAGATGTTAAGAACTATaaatgcaaaaatgcaaaaaaactgTATGACATAAGGCAAATCAGGCTACAAATTAGATAATGTTTGCCCGATCAAGACAAATTTCCAGGATATGTCCACATAAGGACCTCACGCATACACTGAAAGTTTCTTTCAAATCAACCACAAGGGAGCACTACAAATGCGAGAAATGGGCGTGGCATAACACAAATCCTACTATTAATCACAAATAGTGTGACCAGTCATAACAAAACTCCCAGGATTTTAACAGGAGGCTCATGGAGCTTGTGATTGACGAGCAGATCTGCCACAGAAGGAtgacaacagaatgaatttgtaactgcatgacagTTTTAAACGATGCAGTGTATAATTAACTTACATTTtgcaattttgatttgaaaacgattaatcgttcagccctagttggTACATCGCACCATATTCCTGAAATAAGTCATTCTGACATGGCCTTTTATAGCACACAAATGAGACTGAGCCAGGAATTACAAAGCGGTCACCATCACCATGGCAACCTTTGATTTCAGGGGGATCACACAGCTGATCGAGATGAGCTAATTAGGTCAATTTGACACAACCAGGTAGGCCTCACACTTCACACATCTtcacagtggtggaatgtaatgtacgtttactcaagtactgtacaatTTAAaggtacttgagtatttcccgtttatgctactttgtacatctactccactacattttggggtcaaatattgtactttttactcaactacatttatttgacaacaaTAGTTACTAGTTATTTTTGTAGATTTAGatcattaatacaaaatataaatcaatcaTAATATTATGGATTATGGTACCCAGCACTATATATAGTACTTAAATGTAGCCCCATCTTTAGCACCTGCAACATTAGTGATGCTAATACACTAATGCATTACTAACTATAATCCACTGATATTTATTATTGTGAAATGAGCCATTCTGCATAAGGACTTTTACTCGAGCTATGaatcattcaaatgaattatttttcTAATCGTTCGTGCAATATAAGGGCTATTCAAATCATGGACCTTTAAACTAAGAGTATAGGAAACACAATGtaggcaggcacacacacacaaaaacactgtcattTTGGTTTCCAtccatttctgttttctgttctgttttttttataaaagccCCATAGACTGGCTGTGTCTTAACAAGAACCTCAGGATGATGCTTCATGCttgtttatcaaaataaaagttccAGTAACAGGAAACTTGGGATGACCTactttgtaaaaataaaagcctcAGATCAGTATCTTAACTGGAAGTTAGAATAGAATCTAAAGCAAGTGCAGTTGCCTTCCACAGGATGATTGAGAATGTTCACAGAtatattttcaatgtttttagcAGTACAGACCAAAGGTCCATTCAATTCCACTGTGTTGGGGTGGAAGCATATAAAAAACCTGGacacaaaaaaaactgtctGCACGGATCAATATCAAACAGGCTGAGCTTGAAAATATGTTGTGATCTTGTGATTCCATTTCAGTGGGAACTTTTTCCCCAAAGTGCTCCTAAagcggggcaactttttgagcaatgttgctgggcaatcttgctggtggcaagtccgactatgttttgaacggatagcggtggtgcagggagggtggcggagtggtgggagAAGGGGATTACAGCAGtgatctttactcattaccattgacagtaacattgcccagcaccattgctctaaaagttgctccatgtatcatcagcttaagtctCTGAGTTAGTTTTTCTTATCTTATTCACTTTTATTATTGTGCTTTTAGTCATGATGAATAATACATTGCCCATGCTTCAGTGGGCTACATGATATCAGTCTCACCTGCCCTGGTGTCGTCGGTGTCCAGCAGGGGAATGTAGTCCGTCTTTCCCACAGTTTCCCCCACCTGATCATCGAAGGCCTCCGCTTCCAGCTGAGCCACAAAGTCCCTTTCCACTAGGCTCTCCGGGCCTGGCTGGGGAACGCTGTCTGTCAGTGCATCGCTCAGACTCAGGTCTAACTCTGCCATGGCtacgcgcacacatacacacacacacacacacagaggaataaACAAGAGAACATGTCATCACCTATATATATAcagatttattaaataaatagaaaataaagaacAACTTGTATGATTTTCAtctttttagatttagattttttaagaaaaaaaatcaaatacatattttgtacTGATTATCTTTAAGGCAATTCCACAGAGAGCTAGATGCATGCCCGATATAGctgaattattatttatgtgCAATATGGCAGACAACCATATCATTATACCgagatatttgtgtgtgtatttttgtaatgtatttatGCCTTAAAAACAGGTGGTGTTAACATGCAGGCGACTCGTTCTCATCTGTAAGGACCAATGGACCCCATAGAGTAATTTGTTGTGTGACATTGTGTAACTTAATCTGAACTTATTTTGAAACATGCCTCACCTCCGACCAAGCCAACAAAGATTATTTTGATGAACTATATGACCTGAATTCTGACTTTTAAAAATTGAAGGAAGGCAAATAGTAAACATCACAAAGAGGCGGTCTTGTCTTTTGCACACAAGAAAGTGTCCTCTAAGTCGTGTTCCCAGCTATCAGCCCAAGCCTGAGCTTTAGGTCACCAGTTTTCAGTGTTCAGCCAGCTAATCATCCAGCATGCTAGCCTTCAGCCCATACTGCGGCAGAACAAAGAAACATACACAGATACGCaccctcatacacacacacaacacacacacactccttgtGTTCTTTAGCTTAATGCATTTAGTTAGATTGTAtattgtgtgttttgcttttgattAGCTTTTTAATAAATGCATGTGTATATTAAGTATATGCTTGTGAACCTGCTGAACTCCAAATCCTTGAACCTACTAGCTAGGTAATTTTGGTTGTAGTTACTAATGTAATTATTAATCAGAGTTccatattaataattaatttgttaaatgtaaatgttctgtacTTGTTTAGCGCCTTTccagtcttctgaccactcaaagcgatTTTACACTACGTCAAATTTTCCCAGTCATACACTGAcggcagaggctaaggtgccaactgatcatcagaacagaaacaaacattcacacgcATTCACACACCGATGGGCGCATTTTGAGgctcagtatcttgcccaaggatacttcaacatgcagaccAAGGAAGCCATCCCCTGATCATCTGATAAGTGGATGGCTGCTCTctccctgagccacagccgccctgtggctaattattttctttaaggATGGTGCCCCAGGAAGTTTATTGCTTAAATATTGCttaaagttattatttattattatatttgatcaTCGTGATAACCACAATTTAACTGATTGCTCCTACACAATGGGGTGCCCCTTTAAACCAGGTTTAGAGACTGACCAATATTATCGGCCCGGGCACAATAAAGGTGGCCCGATGACCCAGGgcaaataaaaagtaaagtcgggacagttgaactagctCATTGGCCCAATCGggccagtgcaaaaacattagtatttaaaaaaaaattaattagaaactcaacatcctgcagttgttttgcagctcttggcgcGCACTgttgtccaatccagagttgtagttaTGTGGCGAGTGcctgtcaaatgttatttctctaatctcagcggcaacctctgggtctgaaagtgaaaccatgcagacggaacttaaacctgcattctctctaacagaCAACAGGGGGCAGgaccactggttgcaaaaagaagtccagttccattagaaataatggtaaaatgttgctacttctcagctgaattattacctcagtaaacgcTTTCCTAATGAATTTATGCTcgcagtcgctagtttcaagtattcttcaacacaacatgatgtttTTTTAGTAAATTATGTCCTATTTAGGGGCAAATAGACAATAATGCAGCATATGCTTTtgggcgggactaccttgtgattgacaggttgctacCAAGTCAACTACCATGGCACCATTGCTACCATGGCAACAAGTCAATCAAGATAGAGGCGACtagtatccgctgctctgtgtccattttttttttttattaaatggctgtcagtaggagagagagcacatcaTGTTTGAGTtggttagtatgttttgttttaaaagtaaattgttttgttaacctttttaatttttttgattacattttagtggagggccagtaaaaattgtcttcggTGGGGCCAGCTGcagtttaacgttgagccctgtCGGCGTGGCAACACCTGTTTGGAATGCTACAAATCCACAACAgaacacagcaatcagctgacataATCAGCTGCATTtatgttcaaagtactatttattacaataaaaaaagtttatttttaaactgcattttgtcATGTTTTCTTGATaaggtctcataactacacatagcaaatgttagggataatctttgcgctatccatttttgaaaagaagaaaaagaaaaaatatgggccaactgtggaaacttcacactggaatTCAAGCAACTTGGATTTTGTCCTCTCGTCTTCTAGACTCTatgaccttgatttccaaatgaaaagcaaaaatttattttcatctgaTAAGAGGACTATAGACCACTGAGCAACAGTCCAGTTCAGTTTGCTGTCTCATCATAGCCCAGgtaaaggcttgtgcagactacacgattttcagcgtcggccgatggctgtgccgttcacactacacaacttgccatcttgtgacaggagtcttgaagtcaaGGCGTTCACaatacgtgactgatcggtgacagggggtcacacactacacgagctgacagcgactctgtcacccgatgctggtctccaaactacgttttgtcaagaaaacaaatgacgcgaacctacacatgaaacagctgttctttgttattataaagataccaattataaagacaaaaacatctgtgtgaaagaatggattagcacactcaggtaaatgtaaatgctccgtatttgtatagttcgaccactcaaagtgcttttacactacatctgcattcaccattcatacacacattcattcactgagcctaagtgctcaaacagaaactaacattcacacactggcagaacagccaccaggggcaattcggggttcagtatcttgcccaaggacacttcgacacgcagcctggaggagccggggattgaaccaccgaccttccgattaatggacaacccgctctacctcctgagccacagccgccaaagcagggattgtctgtgctacagagagagctggaagtgagtaaaaagtgttttgtggtgaaaaagCTGCCGACTCAGCCAGATatttgagtagttcacacataacgactggcgaccaccgatcaaccgctgatttacccccgatcatAGCCTGACGTATGCCGAGCTCGCCGAGCAGCAAATctggctaaaaatcgtgtagtgtgaactaggcttaagacgcttctgacgttgtcTCTAATTCAGGAGTTGCTTGACAATGGGAAAGTGACACTTGTAGCTCATTTCCTGGACACATCTGTgcctggtggctcttgatgctttgactccagcctcagtccactctgGGAAGCTCCCCCAAGTTCATGAATCTGCTTTGTTTGACAATCCTGTCAAAAGTGCACCTTTTCCTTCCACACTTTAACCTTCCACTCAAATTTCCATAAATATGCTTTGATCAAGCTCTCTGCAAACAGTCAGCCCTTTCAGCAGTGACCTTCTGTGGCTTACCCTCCTGGTGGGAGGTGTCAATGAGTGTCTACTGGGCAACTGTCAAGTCAGAAATcttccataagattgtgtttgtgtgtactgaaccagactgagattAAAGGCTCTCCTCAGGTCgatgtttctgtattttacattctttattctaatatttttagattttggatTTGTAAAAGATGAAAAAGATTTGAGATGCACTGTGCAAGCATTACAGGTCCCTGGT encodes:
- the LOC123978742 gene encoding uncharacterized protein LOC123978742, producing MNGITGLFPGPVVNAPVATLMAPQDTNLQPTMAELDLSLSDALTDSVPQPGPESLVERDFVAQLEAEAFDDQVGETVGKTDYIPLLDTDDTRADMGTTLENGEQEAHGVQKPED